From a region of the [Eubacterium] eligens ATCC 27750 genome:
- a CDS encoding ABC transporter ATP-binding protein, whose product MSELLLQTSNLTKQYGRHRAVDDVNMHIKKGAIYGFIGRNGAGKTTCLKMISGLSTPSYGEIEMFGYKGKDLQKVRSRVGCLIEAPGLYGNMSAYDNLNIKCKLTGIKKKGYIEELLKTVGLDTVGEKKTKHYSLGMKQRLGIALALVGEPDLLILDEPINGLDPQGIVEVRETIQKLAKERGMTICISSHILEELSKLATDYGIIHNGCLVQELTREELMKKCSERIELTLDNPKQAIPVLDDMGFNSYQVIDKEHIHIFERLGESASLNMELAKAGIPVKGISITSEELENYFLRLTGGDNRA is encoded by the coding sequence TTGAGTGAATTATTATTGCAGACAAGTAATCTGACTAAGCAGTATGGCAGACACAGGGCGGTTGATGATGTAAATATGCACATTAAAAAGGGTGCGATATATGGCTTTATTGGAAGAAACGGAGCCGGTAAAACGACCTGTCTTAAGATGATTAGCGGACTGTCAACACCGTCTTATGGCGAAATAGAAATGTTTGGGTATAAGGGAAAGGACTTACAAAAGGTACGTTCAAGAGTAGGGTGTCTTATAGAAGCTCCCGGACTTTATGGCAATATGTCGGCATATGACAATTTGAACATTAAATGTAAGCTTACGGGGATTAAGAAAAAAGGATATATAGAAGAGCTGTTAAAAACAGTGGGCCTTGATACTGTTGGAGAAAAGAAAACAAAGCATTATTCGCTTGGAATGAAGCAGCGCTTAGGAATTGCTCTTGCACTTGTAGGTGAGCCTGACCTGCTTATTCTTGATGAGCCGATTAACGGACTTGATCCGCAGGGAATAGTGGAGGTGCGTGAAACTATCCAGAAGCTTGCAAAGGAGCGAGGTATGACAATATGTATTTCAAGTCATATCCTGGAGGAATTATCAAAGCTTGCCACAGATTATGGCATTATTCATAATGGATGCCTTGTGCAGGAGCTTACAAGAGAAGAGCTTATGAAAAAATGCAGTGAGCGCATAGAGCTTACACTTGATAATCCTAAGCAGGCTATTCCTGTGCTTGATGATATGGGCTTTAACAGCTATCAGGTTATAGATAAAGAACATATTCATATATTTGAAAGACTGGGAGAAAGTGCCAGCCTGAACATGGAGCTTGCAAAGGCGGGAATTCCAGTTAAGGGAATATCTATTACAAGTGAAGAACTTGAGAATTATTTCTTAAGGCTTACAGGGGGTGACAATCGTGCTTAA